From one Pseudomonas sp. B21-048 genomic stretch:
- a CDS encoding bifunctional diguanylate cyclase/phosphodiesterase: protein MSNVSPPPSVSAHNPATGSPLRGTLKGALATLVLLLLALLLWQLLDQLRETQKNQRQYTIDYSADLAAQISLNMALNAQIALNLLPFIEQPQSPDEQQALLRKLQQSLPDLRSLALLSPSGKILSDSAADSPDAHYLSELVQRSRAQAHYFSNTDDGSVVHLLLHQASGSSRDYWLLRLTPTFFSSLTKQGDVGIRPQWLAENRINHRIISRDDAQPSAKPAVLTTDELANSVLTVPLSNSDWQLRGLFDRQQVIEQLLPAFIGKCLLGLVFSLLPFIALLSIRRRQRQLHEDRRRYQDIFEGTGVALCVLDLSGLKSIFDKAQLNSSGQLKAWLETPEHRQQLLQELRITEVNQVALQLLNVNSCDQAWKLLVDGSPLDCTAIGNQVLEAVLNQQKQLELEIKLQDANGRDQHLWLVLRLPEDQADYKAVILSISDITSRKLIELSLLEREGFWSDVVRTVPDHLYVQDVVSQRMIFSNHHLGQTLGYNRTDLHQMGEYFWEILLHPEDADYYHRSRQSQRHAGYTQLMQCQLRFRHRDGKWRRFDIREQALARDKYDQVTRIIGVAKDITEQIEASESLRDSEQRYRMLAESISDVIFSTDSKLALNYVSPSVQAVLGFDADWIFQNGWQSTIANPQQLTGIYSLMDRVSKALDKPEQLALLRSQVQTQLFLFDCLRADGRKIPIELRLVLVWDEHGAFEGVLGVGRDISQQRRAEKDLRMAATVFEHSTSAILITDPAGYIVQANEAFSRVSGYAVAQVLDQLPNMLTVDEQQEAHLRYVLKQLHQHSTWEGEVWLKRRSGEHYPAWVGITAVLDDEGDLASYVCFFSDISERKASEQRIHRLAYYDALTHLPNRTLFQDRLHTALQSAERQKAWVVLMFLDLDRFKPINDSLGHAAGDRMLKEMATRLLGCVDDDDTVARMGGDEFTLLLQPRVNREIALNRAIHVAEQILASLVKPFVLEGREFFVTASIGIALSPQDGSELSQLMKNADTAMYHAKERGKNNFQFYQADMNASALERLELESDLRHALEQNEFVLYYQPQFSGDGKRLTGAEALLRWRHPRRGLVPPGDFIPVLEELGLVVDVGDWVISEACRQLKTWHQAKVRVPKVSVNISARQFSDGQLGTRIATILKETGLPPACLELELTESILMREVSEAMQILDGLKNLGLSIAVDDFGTGYSSLNYLKQFPIDVLKIDRTFVDGLPSGEQDAQIARAIIAMAHSLNLAVIAEGVETHEQLDFLREHGCDEVQGYLFGRPMPASRFEAQFSNDALFMFD from the coding sequence TTGTCCAATGTCTCTCCGCCACCGTCCGTGAGCGCACATAATCCTGCGACCGGCTCGCCCCTGCGCGGAACCTTGAAGGGCGCGCTGGCGACCCTCGTGCTGTTGCTGCTCGCACTGCTGCTCTGGCAGCTGCTGGATCAGCTTCGCGAAACCCAGAAAAACCAGCGCCAGTACACCATCGACTACTCCGCCGACCTGGCTGCGCAAATCAGCCTCAACATGGCCCTCAACGCCCAGATCGCCCTTAATCTGCTACCGTTCATCGAACAACCACAAAGCCCCGACGAGCAGCAGGCGTTGCTGCGCAAACTGCAACAATCGCTGCCCGACCTGCGCAGCCTGGCGCTGCTCAGCCCCTCCGGCAAAATCCTCAGCGACAGTGCCGCCGACAGCCCGGACGCCCATTACCTGAGCGAATTGGTTCAGCGCAGCCGTGCCCAGGCCCACTATTTCAGCAACACCGATGACGGTTCGGTGGTGCACCTGCTCCTGCATCAGGCCAGCGGCAGCAGCCGCGACTATTGGCTCCTGCGCCTGACGCCGACGTTTTTCTCCTCTCTGACCAAACAGGGCGACGTCGGCATCCGCCCCCAGTGGTTGGCGGAAAACCGCATCAATCATCGAATCATCAGCCGCGATGACGCCCAGCCATCGGCCAAACCGGCCGTGCTGACAACCGACGAACTGGCCAACAGTGTGCTGACAGTCCCCCTGAGCAACAGCGACTGGCAACTGCGCGGGCTGTTCGACCGGCAACAGGTGATCGAACAACTGCTGCCGGCGTTCATCGGCAAATGCCTGCTGGGGCTGGTCTTTTCACTGTTGCCGTTCATTGCTCTGCTGAGCATTCGTCGCCGTCAACGGCAACTGCATGAGGACCGCCGACGCTATCAAGACATTTTTGAAGGCACCGGCGTTGCGCTGTGCGTGCTCGATCTGTCCGGGCTCAAAAGTATCTTCGACAAGGCTCAACTCAACAGCAGTGGGCAGTTGAAGGCCTGGCTCGAGACACCGGAGCACCGCCAGCAATTGCTGCAGGAACTGCGCATCACCGAAGTCAACCAGGTCGCCCTGCAACTGCTCAATGTCAATTCCTGCGATCAGGCCTGGAAACTGCTGGTCGACGGCAGCCCTCTGGACTGCACAGCCATTGGCAATCAAGTGCTCGAAGCAGTGCTCAATCAGCAGAAACAGCTTGAACTGGAAATCAAGCTTCAGGACGCCAATGGCCGCGACCAGCATTTGTGGCTGGTGCTGCGTCTGCCGGAAGATCAGGCCGACTACAAGGCAGTGATCCTGAGCATCAGCGACATCACCAGTCGCAAGCTCATCGAATTGTCGCTGCTGGAGCGTGAAGGGTTCTGGTCCGACGTGGTGCGCACCGTGCCGGATCATCTGTATGTGCAGGATGTGGTCAGCCAGCGGATGATCTTCAGCAACCATCACCTGGGGCAAACACTGGGTTATAACCGCACCGATCTGCATCAGATGGGCGAGTATTTCTGGGAAATCCTGTTGCACCCCGAGGATGCCGACTATTACCACCGCTCACGCCAGTCGCAACGTCACGCGGGTTACACCCAACTGATGCAATGCCAGTTGCGCTTCCGTCATCGCGATGGCAAATGGCGGCGTTTCGATATTCGCGAACAGGCCTTGGCGCGGGACAAATACGATCAGGTCACGCGTATCATCGGCGTGGCCAAGGACATCACCGAGCAGATCGAAGCCAGTGAGTCCCTGCGCGACAGCGAGCAACGCTACCGGATGCTCGCCGAAAGCATCAGCGACGTGATTTTCTCCACCGACAGCAAGCTGGCGCTCAACTACGTCAGCCCCTCGGTGCAAGCTGTGCTGGGCTTCGACGCCGACTGGATATTCCAGAATGGCTGGCAATCGACCATCGCCAACCCGCAACAACTGACCGGCATTTACAGCCTGATGGACCGGGTCAGCAAAGCGCTGGATAAACCCGAACAACTGGCGCTGCTGCGCAGTCAGGTGCAGACCCAGCTGTTTCTGTTCGACTGCCTGCGGGCCGATGGACGCAAGATCCCTATCGAGTTGCGCCTGGTGCTGGTCTGGGACGAACACGGTGCCTTCGAAGGTGTGCTCGGGGTCGGTCGCGACATCAGCCAGCAACGTCGGGCCGAGAAAGACCTGCGCATGGCGGCCACGGTATTCGAGCACTCGACCTCGGCGATTCTGATCACTGACCCGGCCGGCTACATCGTCCAGGCCAACGAGGCTTTCAGTCGCGTCAGCGGTTATGCGGTGGCCCAGGTCCTCGACCAGTTGCCGAATATGCTCACCGTCGATGAGCAGCAGGAAGCCCATCTGCGCTATGTGCTCAAGCAATTGCATCAGCACAGCACCTGGGAAGGCGAAGTCTGGCTCAAACGACGCAGTGGCGAGCATTACCCAGCCTGGGTCGGGATTACCGCGGTGCTCGACGACGAAGGCGATCTGGCCAGCTACGTGTGTTTCTTCAGCGACATCAGCGAACGCAAGGCCAGTGAGCAACGGATTCACCGTCTCGCCTATTACGACGCCCTGACTCACCTGCCCAACCGCACGCTGTTCCAGGATCGCCTGCACACCGCGCTGCAATCGGCTGAACGGCAGAAGGCTTGGGTGGTGCTGATGTTCCTCGACCTGGACCGGTTCAAGCCGATCAATGACTCTCTGGGCCACGCCGCCGGCGACCGCATGCTCAAGGAAATGGCCACGCGCCTGCTCGGTTGCGTCGACGATGACGACACCGTGGCGCGCATGGGCGGTGATGAGTTCACGTTGCTGCTGCAACCGCGGGTCAACCGGGAGATCGCGCTGAACCGGGCGATTCATGTGGCCGAACAGATCCTCGCCAGCCTGGTGAAACCGTTCGTGCTGGAAGGCCGCGAGTTCTTTGTCACCGCCAGTATCGGCATCGCCCTGAGCCCTCAGGACGGCAGCGAACTCAGTCAGCTGATGAAGAACGCCGACACCGCGATGTACCACGCCAAGGAGCGCGGCAAGAACAACTTCCAGTTCTATCAGGCTGACATGAATGCCAGCGCCCTGGAGCGTCTGGAGCTGGAAAGCGACTTGCGCCATGCATTGGAACAAAACGAATTCGTGCTGTACTACCAGCCGCAATTCAGCGGCGACGGCAAACGCCTGACCGGCGCCGAAGCCCTGCTGCGCTGGCGCCACCCACGACGCGGCCTGGTGCCGCCGGGGGATTTCATTCCGGTGCTCGAGGAGCTCGGGCTGGTGGTGGATGTCGGCGACTGGGTGATCAGCGAAGCCTGCCGTCAGCTCAAGACCTGGCACCAGGCCAAGGTGCGAGTGCCGAAGGTCTCGGTGAACATTTCAGCGCGGCAGTTCTCCGACGGACAACTCGGCACACGAATCGCCACCATCCTCAAGGAAACCGGCCTGCCGCCGGCGTGCCTGGAACTGGAACTGACCGAAAGTATCCTGATGCGCGAAGTCAGCGAGGCGATGCAGATCCTCGATGGCCTGAAAAACCTCGGCCTGAGCATTGCGGTCGACGACTTCGGCACCGGTTATTCATCGCTCAATTACCTCAAGCAATTCCCGATCGACGTGCTGAAAATCGACCGCACCTTCGTCGATGGCCTGCCCTCGGGTGAACAGGATGCGCAAATTGCCCGGGCGATCATCGCCATGGCCCACAGCCTGAATCTGGCGGTGATCGCCGAAGGCGTGGAAACCCACGAGCAACTCGACTTCCTGCGTGAGCATGGTTGCGATGAGGTTCAGGGGTATCTGTTTGGCCGGCCAATGCCGGCGAGTCGGTTTGAGGCGCAGTTCAGCAATGATGCGTTGTTCATGTTTGACTGA